GGAAGAGCACCACCAGCTGGGACACAACCCAAGTATGTTGGTTAATACAGTGTGCTATTATTATGTGCATGTAGTGTCAGGTTTTGTGTGCAGGAGCACTCACTGGAGAGTCTTCCCCAGCCTGTAATATAGCAAGGGTAGTTGTTTGGGAGAACGTCGCCAGGAGCAGGAACACAGCCCAACTGAATAGTATCACTCAGTGTCACAGGCTCAGACAACTTGATCAGGGCAATGTCGTTTCTGAATGAGAACAATCACAAAAAGAGATGTTGTTTACTCTCATTGTGTTGATGTCAAAAATCAGTGTCACAAAATAAACTCAAGAGGGTGATCAGGACAAGTCAATATGTGACCATAAACCTTAAAAACTTTATCTTAtgttttatgaatatatttttgtcaACAACCAAAGTACAAAGGGTAAAATTTACTGTTTTTTAATGCTCAAAATCATAAGAATataaagtaaagatcatgtttatGAAGATATTTAGTTAAGATATAATAAGATATTTTATCCAACTGTAAAATATCAAAACTTTATTAATTGATCAAACTTTATATGCAATTTTCTCTATATATTCATTTTAACCCCTTTTTCAAAAGGATGtagaggtggcatggtggctcagtggtaagcactgtcgcctcaaagcaagaagattGTTGGTTTgggtctcggctgggtcagttggcatttctgtgtggagaatgcatgttctcctcgtgtttgcttGGAATTCCCCCAGGTGtctggtttgccccacagtccaaagacatgcgatataggtgaattaaaaagctaaattggcagtagtgtatgtgagtgaatgagtgtgtatggatgttttccagtactgggttgcagctaaaaggacATCCGCTAAAACATccgctgtaaaacatatgctggataagttggcggttcattttgctgtggcgacccctgatgattaaagggactaagccgaaggaaaatgaatgaatgtatctcAGCTAAATATTCTCCTATAATAACAAACAAACCACATCAATGGAAACCTATTTATTCAGATTACAGGTGATGTTTAAATCAAAATTTCCAAAAAATTTCCACTTATTGGTTCTATAATCGACCTAAAATGTGATATTTCTCAAAATTTGATATTTTGGTTGCTCTTTCTATGAAGTCTGTATATGCAATGCTCTTTAGAAGtattatgaaaaaattaaaatgcaTACGTAATTACTTGTAAACAACTTTATAATATAGTCATGTAATCATTTGATGATATATTTGAAGAGCTtaaatgcaaaagcctctaagtgccgtctgaaaatttcttctaaaatgagaatTTTCTTGGGCTTCTGTTTGtatgttcagtaatttcacttttatggtgaAGAGGAGGTTATTTTCAGTGCCTTTAAAGTCAAAGAACTTAAAATAAACattggaggctgagaaaaaatacattacatgtattttaagagaaaatttcagacagcatttaTAGGTTTTTGCATCCAAAACTCGCATTTTACTTTTTGAAACATCAACTTCTGTTACTTAAAGGAGACAAAGAGCACGTTTGAATAGTATGTACTACACTTTAGAATGGTAACATATTCACTGTTAACTATGAGTTTTGCTTCAATAAGTTCATAATGTACTGTTAATAGTAATGTACTTGTTGTATCAGTTAAGATAAGGGGAAAGATTATGGAATGCTGAATTTGCAGGACAAGGCAACTTAGTAAATTTATTAGTACCGATATGCAAGCTAATAAGCAACTTGTATGCGGTAccatattataaacaaattataaagctttttatttgtttaaacatgGCTTTGCATTAAATATCTTAACATATAGGACAATATTGTTTACATCTTTAGAATGCAACATCAAGATATGAAACAAAAATAAGGCGTTATGCATACATTGTgcttataatgcattataaatgcaGGCTTCATGAAAGTGTGGCTGATATTTCCTATGAATGTGCCATATACACTTCATTAGCCAGCTAAATATAAAAATTAGGTGGATAGAAGTATTAAAACTATCTTTAATTTTGAAAATGGTCAGTCAGTTATATAATCATATTTGACAGAAAGCCCTGATATTATAACAAATTGACAACCCATGTGATTCTTaactgttaattaattaaaattattaaaaaaaattataatatctaAAACTTACCCAAGAGCAACAAACATTGAGTTCCATTTCTCATGCACAATAATCTTCTGTGCGCTGATAGTCTTGGATCCTTCCTCATTTACTGACAGGTCATGCTTGCCAATTAGCACTCTGTAGTTGCGGCCAGAACTTTACAGGAGAGAAAATATATGACGGTTTAAAATGAGATTAGTATACAGAAGTTCACAACACTAATCTGAAAAGGAGTTACTGTTAATGTTATTCTGCTCTGACCAAGGAAGAATAATATATGAGATGAACATTGGGCTGGACTTATCTACCTGATGCAGTGAGCAGCAGTCATCACCCAGTTTTCAGCAATGATAGATCCCCCGCAGGTGTGGTAAAATGAGCTTCCACTCTGATACTGCAGAGAGACCTAATAATGGGACACATaaagaatatatttaataataataataataataataataataataataataattccttacatttatatagtgcttttctagacactcaaagctttacacaatggggggatctcctcatccaccaccagtgtgcagcatccacctggatgatgcgacggcagccatattgctccAGACTGCAcactacacaccagctgattggtggagaggagacagagtgatgaagccaattatgatatggggatgtctaggaggccataatggacagaggccagtgggcaaatttggccaggattaaatccctactcttttttgaaggacatccttggatttttaacaaccacagagagtcagaacctcagtttaacgtctcatcctaaagacagcactcactgagcagtaaagaCCACTTTGAggaatataaacaaaaacaatggtcctaatgtatttgctgttttacattcttagcttccgagaatctaaaaagagccacatattgataaataatgttatgatggctgttttaacattaagttacgattgaattgcctcttgtaacagttatgaaatagtttgatatccagcagaaaatgttcatggaCCAATGACATCACTACATTGAAATTGTCTATAGTGTCCCTATCAATGCActggacccacacagactgcaggttgagtgcccccttctggccttactaacaccacttggTTGTACCTAACCAGGTGCttaccaggcacagccctgcttagcttcagtgggcgaccacatgagagttgcagagagctagcttccAGCATCTAGCATAGAAACGCTGTTTAATTTACAGACTAGCGCACACTGCAACAAAACTTCACATAAAAATGCATTCCAAATGCAGGAATGTAATAAAGAGAGGAAACCGATGCTAAAATTGCGTGGAAAATAAGACAGACCAACACTTTCTCACAGGAATTTgtcactttttgatttagtggctaatttgtatgaccccatttgtacaatttagtaggattttctggttgggttttgggggtggtaaggaaaaataaatattttcatacatatttaaaatttttgtagGACTGAAGTTATGTATGATTGTAAAAATTAGCCCCAAAACTCCTAAACACTAAGTTCTGTCAAcattgatagttcacccaaaactgaaaattctgtaaacatttactcaccctttacttgccGCAAACCGATTTAGCTATCTATttgttgtttctttctttttctgttgaacacaaaagaagatatattgaagaaagctgaaaaactgtaaccattgactctcaTAGTGTTTGTGTTTCCTTCTATGGAAGCCAACGGTTAGAAGTTTTCAGTTTTATTCAGCTTTCTTTCtcatatcttctttagtgttcaacagaagaaaaactcataaagttttggaaacacttgaaaatgagtaaatagtgagtaaatgttcatttttgggtgaactatattcCTACAATATCACAAGCATCGTAACCACCTGATCGACCTTTTATCTATAggctatcattattattttaattgcttataaCTATTTATCTGAGTTGCATCAATATATTATTCAATGCAAGCTTTGGccaaaaacaatattttcaaGCAGTctaccttaaagggttaaatggCAGAGTGTGACAGAGGTAGAAATGACATGGAATTAGAAATAATGACAGAcaaaaaaaagtcagtaaataCCTGCCAGGGCCAGCTATGTGGTCTTGCTTCCTCTCCATTGACCACACGAGACACGAGAGGCTCGATGGGTGGTTTTCCACACCCAAAGGCTGCAGGAGAAATTCAGATTACAATGGTTAAACTCATAATAGAACAACAACTCTAAGCAGTTCTGGTGTGCAAATGTCCTACCGCTGGCGATGAGCACTGATGCTAGGATGAGGGTGAACATGTTGACTCAGGTCCACAACACTAGCATCGATCGCTTTTAAACCCTCTCTATCTGTGATGTCACATTCGCCACACAATATTACAAACAATATTGCTGAGTATTCCACCTGTTATAGCTGGAAAAACAATTATCAGCCTTTGAACAGCTGCTTTCCTTGAAAACTTTCACATGGCCTTCAAGCACAATCCTCTGACTTGACTAGttatcttgatttatttattaacatacagtCCTAGACTCTTTAGAATTCCCATAAGAAAGAGATCAATCTTTGGAAGAAAAGGGGTTTTCATTTTGGGATATTTACCTCAGGTAGTTTGTGTGAGTTTTGTGCAGGTTCTTAAGGCAAATATGATGAATGTCATTTGTTTCTGTGCAATATTTTGAAAGTTTAATTAACGTAATTACTAAATAGAATGTATGACAATCTAGCTTATACTCTACCATCCACAGATTTTAAGACTACAGCTCTtcaatgttgcatttatttgataataagTTAAATCAGTATTGTGAAATCATATTAATTGTAACTGAAAGataaaaacctgtaaccgttaacttacacagtatttatttttcctactatggatgtcaatggttacaggttttcagctttcttcaaaatatcttctcttgtgttcaacagaataaagaaacgtatcaatggtttggaaccacttgagtgtgagtaaatagtgagtatattttcatttttgagtgaacttgcTTTTAATATTAAGTAgtgctatttaatatttttgtccaTTTGAAAAAGTCTAATGATGATAGGTGATTTAAAAGAACATCATTTATATAAAAGATATAGTTTTTGATAGATCATGAAGTTGAATGCAATGAAGTATAACTAAAGACACTCTcactatttaaatacaaatattatagtTCTCACAAAGCCAACTTTAGTACTGTAAATGAATCACATAGCATATGTGGTTtgtgaataattattttactCGCTGTGAATAATGTTACATTTGAATGTACCTGTGGTCTTGTTTGAAGGAGGTCAGCAGATGGCGAGTTCTCAGAGAAAAGAGGTTAGCAGCAGGATTGACATACGTCTGTGTTGCTTTTTTTGGGTCAGAAAATGAAGCAAAATTGTATTGCAGAATTAGatttatgcattttatatatatgacacacacgcatatattatCCTATA
This Danio aesculapii chromosome 5, fDanAes4.1, whole genome shotgun sequence DNA region includes the following protein-coding sequences:
- the ela3l gene encoding elastase 3 like, producing MFTLILASVLIASAFGCGKPPIEPLVSRVVNGEEARPHSWPWQVSLQYQSGSSFYHTCGGSIIAENWVMTAAHCISSGRNYRVLIGKHDLSVNEEGSKTISAQKIIVHEKWNSMFVALGNDIALIKLSEPVTLSDTIQLGCVPAPGDVLPNNYPCYITGWGRLSTGGALPDRLQQALMPAVDHATCSRFDWWGSSVKETMVCAGGDGVVAGCNGDSGGPLNCKNSDGIWEVHGIASFVSGLGCNTIRKPTVFTRVSSFTDWIDKVMMNN